In one window of Tenrec ecaudatus isolate mTenEca1 chromosome 3, mTenEca1.hap1, whole genome shotgun sequence DNA:
- the LOC142443420 gene encoding NADH dehydrogenase [ubiquinone] 1 subunit C1, mitochondrial, protein MAPPAVLRPVSRLLTPARLPSRLSARSKFYVQEPINSKPDWLKVGLTLGTTVFLWAYLIKQHNEDVLEYKRRNGLE, encoded by the coding sequence ATGGCGCCACCCGCGGTCCTGCGCCCTGTCTCCCGGCTGCTGACCCCAGCCCGGCTCCCGAGCCGTCTTTCAGCGAGGTCGAAGTTCTACGTTCAGGAGCCGATAAATAGCAAACCTGATTGGCTGAAGGTTGGGCTGACCTTGGGCACCACAGTCTTCCTGTGGGCCTATCTCATCAAGCAACATAATGAAGATGTTTTAGAGTATAAAAGAAGAAATGGGTTGGAATAA